The stretch of DNA GTGAGGTAGGGCAAATACTCCAGCCGGGTGATCAGGCGGGAATCGCCATAATAAATGGACTGGAACACCTCGCCGTTGTACATATAACGCACCGGTTCGTTCTGGTCTTTGATCTTGGCAAAAATCTTTTTCGCCTTTTCCATGGCCTGGGGAGAGCGGTCGTCTTCCGGCACGCCGATGCCGCGCCAGGATGAGATGTTGCCATGGTTATCAATCATGATCAGCGGAAAATCCATCTTTTGCAAAATATTGTTGGCCAGGAACCAATCCAGCACTTCCATGTTTTCCGTCTGCACGATGAGCTGATAGGTCTGCGAATAAAATTCAACGATCTGCCGCGATTCTTTGCGCAGCTCATTGACCAACCGTTGAGTGTAATAGATGGTGCCCAGCACGCAGGCCAACAGAACAACGAAAAAGATACGCCGAAGGGTTCCGGACAACAAGTAGATGGTCTGTCGCAGCGACATGAGGATTTCCTTAAGCGGTCCGTGTCTTTCGCCACAGCCTTTCCCGCCGCAGGAACAGCTGCACGGCGAGCAAGACCAACAGCAGCAGCAACGTCAAAACACTGATCCATACGCCGAGGCGATAAGAGCTTGGCGCAAACTTGAACACGATCTCGTGCTCCCCGGGCGGCAGGTGAATGGAACGGAGGATATAGTTGGTCTTGTAAATCTTGGTCTCACGGCCATCCACATAAGCCTTCCAGCCCGCTGGATAATAGATTTCGCTCAGCACCATCAGCGCCGGCTGCAACACCT from bacterium encodes:
- a CDS encoding YfhO family protein, producing the protein VPLSGRKAIFDYMRSGRFDPHRIAILEETPAAPVVAGAGNTVQMSSFDIHEIRLSAKVLQPALMVLSEIYYPAGWKAYVDGRETKIYKTNYILRSIHLPPGEHEIVFKFAPSSYRLGVWISVLTLLLLLVLLAVQLFLRRERLWRKTRTA